The Chaetodon auriga isolate fChaAug3 chromosome 2, fChaAug3.hap1, whole genome shotgun sequence genome segment GCAGCCAGAGGCAACCAGAAGCTGCTTGTTTGCCCTTCTCACTTACCCTGTCTGACTTACTTAaatcagctctctctctgctccagccAAGACATCTGACTGTccaccttcatcctcctcaccaGTTCGGCCTCCTTTCTTCTGAGCATGAACCTTTCACCATTCCCCACACCCCCAGCTGTAGCGCTGAGGCAGCCAGCCAGCTCAAGAGGAAACCTAACACCTCTCTGTTGTAGAGCATAACACAACTGCCATAACTGATAAAATAGCATGGATTTTATTTAACACATGCATGGGGCCCAATCTTGAACttcacatttgatcattttgatgTGTTAAGTATGTTATTTTGGTTAAAACTGGGCATTTGACAGATAACGGTAAATACTTTACAGTTTTACGCATATTTCTACCTCTTTATTGGTCTGTTGTTAATAATGAATCACCACTATATGTGGCACCCATGTAGGTCTGGGTCCTCCTGTGttttaagattaagattaacCATTTAGAGAGGCTGGCTGCTCAGCTGTCCTTCCTCGCATGCCACGGCATTAGACCTGGTGACACCTCAGTCCTCTGTGCTGGCCTACCCCCACCCCATTCTTCGGTCTGCTTCTCCACTCCCCGTCACCTCTTTGATGAAGGGATTGAGTTTCATGTGTTCTCCTTTTATCCCTGGGTAGTCATAAGCCCAGAGCATAACTCATAAACTGCCTTCTGATTCTAATCTGCAGCACTCTGCCTCTCACAATGGCACACACAGGCAACAATGACATCAGCCTTGTAGTTGCTCCATAAGGGTCAGACAAACATACCGTGAAAGAACATTAAGACAAACAGGTGTTGGGGTTATAAATGCAAACAAAGATTAAGAATTTCATACAGTCAGTAAACACCGCTACTCCAGCCTCCACTGAGAGACCGGACAGTGGCAGAAAACTCACAGCGTTTATTCCTCCCCCCCTTTTCCTTGACTGCATCAAACCTCATCCATCTTAATCCAGAACAAACCCAGGACTGCTTCTCTGTCTCAATTTACAAACCAAAAAGCCAATTTCAGATGTAAACTAAGCAAAGGTCCACATTTTTGAGCCACGACAGGCGATGCAGATGAGACCACGTCAACCAGAATGGGGTGAGATGAGAAACTGCTTTCCAAAGTGGAGCAAACTAGCAAGGTAGATGGGATCAGGTGACCCAGGCAGcttcaaaatgaaatgtgtatGAACTGAAGTGGTTGTGTAAATGCACGGCAGAGTCAGATAGCAGGAGCACTTGATCAGCCGTCCAAGCATCAGGCAAACTGTCAGTTTCTTAACCACAGGCTGGTAAAGAAGCTGATTAgaatggatggacagatggagaaaagagtggaggaagaggaggacaagaagatgaggagaggaaaaccAAAATGAACAAAGGGGAGGAGGATGAATGGAGAAGGACAAGAAGatagggaaaaagaaaaagggtcATGTGATATGAGGGCAGCACTGAGATAGACTGAAACGTGTGGATGTgggttttaatgtgtgtgcatgtagctTTTATTGAGCAGTTTGAATTAGCTCATGTGACGTAGCCTAGCATGATATTCATATATAATCTCTGTGGCATGCTTGATAACACGCCCACACACTTAATGCTTGACCCAGCATTGCTCCTTCACTTCTGGCCACTGGGTTGATTTTTGACCTGTTTACattcacaaaaaacacacattcacacctggaaagGTACCCAGGACAACCCCTGTCTGATCTATTGAGCAGTCCAACTGGAGAAATTTGGGGTCAAAGGTCTCGCTCAAGGTCACCTGAGTGCTGGTAATGAGGGCGGAGAAAATCAGATTTATCTTTCTGGTCCAGGGGCCCAAATGGCGACCATCCTGACACATGACAATTTCTCTACACTTACTACATGGCAGCCAACGGATACAAGGATGACGACTGAGAAACTTAgaaaaaaccacaaacacaaggaTTTGCCaaagctgctctcctctgcttgTTCCAGTTCAGTGCCACAGAAGTATCTGGTACAGCTTCTCTatagcaacacaaacacacacaagctttgtTATTGAGTCACCTTTGATGCATCTCCTGCCACCTTACACCAACATAGAGTTTATTCATTAATATCTcacttaattattattattatttctttttgctCGTAATGTAGATGAGGATATAACTTGAAATGATATGGGACTTTAAAATTGCCACTACGGTCAGGTAAACGTGTTGTTAGGAGGCTTCAGTGATGTCTTGGGAAACACATTTATTCGCCTTCTTGtcgagagtcagatgagaagactgaGACCACTCTGagtgtgcagtaaatatgaagctgcagccagcagctggttagcttatcttagcattaGCATAAAAACTCTCACTTTTCGCAACACCTAAATGtccttttgtttgttccttTTCATGGTCCAACGATTTTAATAAAGCTTTTTAATAGAAGGAGGGTGAAACATCAAGCCTGGCTGTGTCCACTAATTAACACGctgcattgtttgtttaatcataacaaaaaccaaagtgtaaaaacgtGTTGTGGTTTTAAGAAGGGTTATGGGCCTGaatgaaacagcacaaaaaaaccACTACATGCTTTCCATACACTTTTGTTCCAGTctgcatgctaagctaagctaacgggcTGCTGATGGTAGACTCATatcaagcacacagacacagagtggTATCactcttctcatctgactctctgCAGACACGCGCGTATTTcgaaaaaatgtcaaactcttccttTAGCCTTTAACATTATGTTTATAGCTGTAACAAAGCTTCATGATATTAGCAACTGATCGATAGCTTATTAGAATCAGCCACTCCTTCTCAATCAGGTAatgttgaagaagaagaagaaaaagaagagcaaagattTACTTAAATctacagcagaggacagaactTTTGGGCAAAAGCCCTTTGCAGATCCTACTTTGAGGGGCAACAGGCCAGCCTGTGTCTAAAAAGGCTACAGTCACAGGTGCACTCATCATTCAGACATACCAgacaacacaaagcaacaacCCCCCCTTCACCACAGTCAAATGCTGAAAGATGAGCCCACCAATAATCCTCTGTGAAAGGTGTCTTACAAATTTCACAATGTCATTTAGCTATTCACCTAAACTCACAGGAGTCATTTTGATAAAGCTGGCACTGATAGCCGACATCAGCCTCTCTTGTTGGACTCAAACAGGGGGATGAGAGGGGATGAGGGAACATGAGAGGATAAGAAACGGGATGAGGGTAcgtgatgagaggagagaggatggcCGCCTCTGGGCACTGTGGGGAGGGAGCAGTTGGAAAGACACTGAAGATGAGGGCCCTCACTTTAAAATCAAAGGCTGGATCAAAGTGCTGGCTGACGCTCCCCCttccaaccacacacacacacacacacacacacacacacacacacacacacacacaaacattgagtctctttctctctcagaaaaGGAGTGCATGAGATGAAACAACATCACACTACAAAGGCTAAACTGAGACAAAACTCTGCTGCAACTAGCTGTGTAtgactctgtgtgcatgtgtgacatttAATCCTGTGGGAACTGATGTGAAAGGCCAGAGAGATATCCAGTTGTAGTCCTGTAGTTCTCCCTGGTTCAGCTGTACATAAAGCTGCTCTCTATTATGCAAAACTGTGACCAATCTGTCTTGCACTTCCAGTTTTTCTTGGGACCCAAATATGACATTCAGACTAAACTACCTGTAAAAAGACATGATGCATGTCTGATTCCTAAAATACTGCATTGTCTCGTAACAGTGGTGTGACTATGTCCATCAAATATACAGCAGCGTCCCACTGAAttgattaataataaataaaatcatcatcaaaatcaCTGATCTGGAcatagaataaaaaaatacagatataAAAACAAGGTTTAGGGTCTAAATCTGCTACTATAGGTGTGATAAAATGAAAGACGAGCGACTGTATTCAGACCTATACTGACACCTGCTGGTGAGCCAAAATACAGCAtgtctgaagaagaagatgctCTATTTAAGTTGCACCACCTGTTACCGCCAACATAACTCATCTTTGATTGTCTGACTGAGTGTTTACTTGCATGCTTCGTCTGTTCTGGGTGTCATGTGACACCTGTGTGATCAGACTGAGgtggaattaaaaaaatctgCCCACAGcactcacagcacagcagctgcgTGGatgaaaatatacagtattttaacGTATGAATCAATCGACTGACAATATCACATCCTTGATTGATCGGTGGGTTTTCACGGCCCGCAACCATCAGAGACTACGTGTCACTCATGAGTGTAACAACTGACCTTTGGCACATGTGGATTGAATTCAACGGCTCTGTGTATGGCCTCCACAGCGTTAATCTCTGCTGTGCTTAGCCCTCGCCGTGACGCGGCCTCTGGAGAGAACCTGAGACAAGAACAGCTCATATAGAACGCTGCTCACAAAGTCATTCAACGCTGCTGTTAGTGCAGCCATATAAAACAAGTGCAGTTTAATGGCATGCAACATACTTATCTGATACAGCCCGTGCTTTCAACAGCGCAGATGTGTAGCATATTGTGGCTGATTTTGGCAAGCTGATGTCTATAATGGCAGAAGAAATTGGGTTCATGTCACATAAGTCATACATTTCCAAGCTAACCTCTGTCCAAACATAGTATGACGACTtcaggaaaatgacatttttattggGTCTAGTCTTACCGTCATATTTGGCAAGGACTGCTTGGACATCAGCGTATGCCTGAAGCTCTAGAAGTGCCTCCAAGAGGTTTTCGTGTATATTTAACATTCCCAACAGCGGGAACTCCTTCATTAACTGTAAACAAATAAGATCCCATACGTTACTACTACTTCTGTACTGCTCCTGTTTTAAATACAGCGAACATGTTGCCTCTGCAGTTGCATGAGTAATTGCACACTGCAGCATTACGAGGTGCACATCTTTGAAGGAAACTCACATCTCTCATCATTTTTACTGCTTCTTTGATGCGTCCCAGCTTGCGTGCACACATTGCCAGTCTGCGTTTAATGTACACCAGTAAGTTGATATCTTTCCCAGCTGTGGAGGCAAACAGAAAATAGAAGGCACTtaatgtagaaaaaaaacacttagaaGACTAAAACATTGATAAGACAGAAAGTGTTCTAAATAGGCCTCAGAATCCAAAGAGCAGCTTCACACTACATCTTGCGTCTTGTGTAGAAGATGACCATTGATGGAATATTTTGCTTGTGATTACCTCCTTCATCACAGGTGGGTGTGGACAGATGTTGTCTGCTCTACTTCATGTGTGATGTGAAGTTGCACAACAGTGCATTCTCAAGTGATGCACTGCACAGGGTGCGGCAAAGTATGTCGCACAAGCAGGATTCAAAGTGGGTGTAATTACTCATCAACTAGCTAGCCATTGTCCTGCTGTCATCAAGGTCTATTCAAATGCATTCTTACCGATGCTTAATGCTTTTTTAAAGAGGCGTTCAGCTTCTGTGATAGTTGTGGCTTCTTCCTCTGCCAGGAGCACGTAGGCTGCagcacatctgcacacacacgcagatgtaAGACACAAAGGGGCAGATTTTCAACAGTCCATACATGCAACATTATATTTTCCTCTGTCATACAAAACGACAATAGAAATGTTTGCACACATGTCAAAAACACAATGCAACTAAGGCAATAACTTGAATGTGCAAGAGCCCATAAACAGCCAAAATATGATTATATTAATGCATTTATGTTCTTaatgtattgtatgtattaCTAAATGCATTACAACAGTACAGAAGAAGATACAGTATTGTGTTCATAGATACGATATTTATGGAGAGAATATGTAACTGTGTTGGAGCAGGACTCACTCATGATTCATTTCTATGGCCTGGTAAGCTGCTCTGATCCTGGCCTgaggatttctctctctccaggcttTCTGCATCACTGTAACGAGACGATAAACTCAAGCTTATGACACATTTTACCTTACAGTCCTGACGTGTTTCATTGCATACGTCTGAGCCAAAAAACTCCACAgcgaaaaacaaaaaagcactTCAATGTGAATATATGGAACCAGAGAACCAAATCTCTCCCAAGGAAATATGCCAGCAGTCGTTTGTGCTCGTAAAAACAAAGTTATATCACATTTCTGATTTCTGCTCTACTCATCAAACTGGGGATTTTAGTTTGTAGACGATTAAAACTCACCAGCATCTTCTGGCCTTAACTGTGGGGTGTCTCCTGTAAAGAAGGTCTGATGGTCTTGAGCAGACAGGTTCATATCATAGTATGTTAAGGGTTCCTTCCCTGTTACccaggtgtatctgcagagtTCAGTTTCACATGatgaaacattcatttgaagtaCTACTCGATGCATTCAACACAGCTAAATCTGAATTACACGTCTGAAACTCACACATACCTGTTGTATTCTGCTCCTCTGAACAGATTCAAAGGGTTCCTCCAGACCTTACACTCTACCAGAAGGACGACACTGTTATTGGTGTTTGTAATGATATGAGCAGTATTAGCTTGCAGTTTTATCGTATCCATACTTACCTGACACACTGGGCCTCGGCTCTGCCTCTCCATTGACTGATGTGAACAGAccagtggaggagctgctctcCACTCCACCCAGGAGAGGACGCAGGTGGCTCACTGACACTTGTTCAATGAACGAGGTCCCATATTTACGGAAATACCACCACTCAAATATCTGTGGTGGGAACACATATGGTGGCAGTGGGCTTTACAAAAAATATGTAAGACAATGAAAACTCAAGTTATCCCATAGTTGCACTTGCTATCAGATCACTTGAAGAGTGCTAATGATAATTAGACACTAGATAGATGAATCATTTAACTCCACTTAAACTATCTGTCCATCTTCTAGACATGTCATTTCTATGACTGCACTCAATGTTCCTCAATGCAGCAGGTTTCATTAGCCTTGGTTAACAGCAAAGCTTCCATGCATCCTGAATAAGAATTTGAAATATAGGAAGTTATAGCTAATTGTGTCAGCTAAGTGGCCTGCAAGTAAACCTAAttttgtgtgaatatttatcATGTATTCCATTGTGTGAGAAACAATGAAGGCGATAACTCACAAGGATGAGtccagagatgagagaggaggttCCAGTGAGCGCCACATAGAATTTGGGGGTCAGTGTATTCAAAAACACTGAGgctgaaagcagaggaaaaagaagacgGTGAATTTAGTACCATAATGCAACCAGAACTGTGAAAAGTTAGtgtcctctgctctgacctgcagctaaaaacaaccacagctgatCTGTCGGCAGAGAAACACCGGCAGTGGGTTCAGTTCAGCAGGCGACATGCAGCCACATACAGTGAGTTATCTCGATTAAATGATGATTAAAGAGGCACACTTGACAACACAACAATAAACTACTCATTTTTGACTACATGCACTACACGCTGCTgttaaaaaaattaaacagcCAGGAGCTGGTGATGGATATTTAAAGACTCGACATAACTCAAACCAGAAAGCCGCCTATCTTTATGCTCGAATCAGTCAGACAACGAACTGTCAAACCAGCAGCTCCCGTTTGCTGCCAGCTAAACCCGAAGGCTAACAATAGCTAGCTAGCAGTTGCATTAATTCACCTGAGGTAAGAGTTTCCTGCAGTTTCAGGGGGCTCCACAGGACGTAAATCATGATCAGCACCATGCCGAACCAAATGAAGCACACGTAAGTCCATGACCAAGAGAGCCAAGACTTTAATTTCTCTGTAAATCCGAGAGATTGGGGATTACTGCCAGCGgtgtcctccatgtttctccgGATGCCTGTAAACAGAGAAGTCACGTGACCACGAAGTGAGaagagttttattttgaaatctcAAAAATCCATTTCCGGGGAAAATACATTCAAGGTTTGGTTCACGAGTGCCGTTGTTTACTCATCATCGAAACTAAATGAAATAATATATAATcatataaatgaaaaatgtaacataAATCAAAGCTTCTAGCTGTCTGAGGAGACtcagaaacatttaaaatacgacaaaaatgtaaataataaaaatacgTTACAAAATGTATTAAACGAAATGAGAGATTATCTAACTCTGAATTCACGTAGTAATATAAGGAAGTAGCCTTCTGTACTGTAGCAGGAGTGACAACTTTGACTAAACACGCTGCATATACGTGCTACCATATACCTCTAAGTATGCATTAGATAGAAAAATAACCCCACTAATTCATCCACGACAGTATAGTTACTcgttagtgtgaaaagttttattttatatatatataagttttagctccacctccaccagctaTGATATTAAAATATTTCTTATAACTGGACCATTGAATGCATACTTTTACTTTCTGTACTTCTACTTCTGCAACATTTTGGTAAGTAAGAggtctgagtacttcttccgcCACTCCTTTAAATATTAGGCCTAATATTATCTGGCTTATAATTATCTGTATTGTTTATGATAATTTTTTGTTTAATCATTACGTCATCTTTTAAAAATGCACATGATGtattcaaattgcttgtttcgCATGGGCAACTTTTTAAATCCAGAAGACATTCAATATATAATaacataaacaataaacaaatcctcccatttgagaagctggacaCAATgatgtttggtatttttgttcAATAACTAATCGACTAAGAATCAATTGATTATTAAATTTGTTGACGATTCGGTTTCTGATGATCAACAGATCAACTGTATAAGCACTACTTAGCATAATATAACATTAATGATAGATATTTTGTAATGATGCAGTGACTTTTACTAAGGCCATAGTAAATTGTAATCAAATAAATctataaaatatttatttcatgcaCATTGAGTTTTGTTTGAAAGCTGTTTTCGCCTCTCCTCATGTGAACCGCAGGCTTGATAGATGGACTTTGACCTCTTGGGGATATtttctaaccttcatcatctcAACTACAGCCAGTATTCTTTGCCCATTTTAGCCTGTACTACTATTTATGACCAGTAAGTGGGGCCATTAGAACATTAATGTATTCACGTCTGTTGCCGTCTGCTGACTGGAGGTGGAGACAACGTTCAGTTTGGTTTAATTCCTCGTAGCCTCTTAATTCATTACAATACTTtataaaattgtgttttcagatATGCAAGTGTACTCTTTCATTTTGAGCCtgcaaatatttatatatttgataTATCTAAGACTGATTCAAATGTTGTGCTCAAACTGCCAGTCACTGTGCATTCAGAGTACTCTCTGTACCcatgttttaaaaacacatgcatgtatcTGCTTTCTCAAAAAGAATCAATGCAGTAAGATCACTGCTCTATGGTAGAAGTGTATTTTTGGATGTACGCATCCCGCAGCACTTATCACCTTACGTGATTGACTCACATCCTAACAGTGCAGGAATAAACGTGATTTGTTGCAGTGCATTCTCGTTGGAGGTTACAGCCACTGAATGACAGAGAGCCAGATTTGGTCCTGCTCACACATGCCCTTGGGTGTTTTCTGCCTGATGCTGATGGACAAGCACACGCAGGGTTAAAGGCCTGTCATATAAATCAGGTACAATCACTTTAGAGGTGAAAACATGCACGATGCCACTGACAGGGAGGAAGAGtggggaaaagaaaggaagaataaaagaggaggggaggaggaacaAGACAGGGCTGGAGAAGTTGCAGAGTGTATAGCATGACCTGCATGTCTGAATGTATTTCCAGCTGAAATGATATTTCCCAGTGACCTCTATGTGACTCATTCTTTGATAAAACATACATGTAGCTTCCAAGAATATGCCGGATAAACAATGTTATCTTCTCTTGTGCTTACACTGCACACTTATATCAGTTAAATATCAACACAAGGCAAATAAAGTGCATATTTAAATGAATGCAAGgacatttgaaacatttctcATCATAATCACACATCttgattacaaaaaaaaaacatttatgaaATAGAAAGTTATATACAGAAAGTAAGaagcataaaacacaacactgacacaaagatTGCCAACAATGGACAGTACCTGAGTACAAAGTGTGACATGACCTGTACACAAACGGTCAGCCAGCGTCCAGCCATGCAGAAGCAATATCTCTCATCATTCTGCAGTCACCTGTATATTTAAGGTTCATTTACAATTTCACGTCTGGTATCCATCCAGCCATTCTGGAGTTCATGTTCTGTTTATgtagtttctttcttttctctccccaaAGCTTTTAAGAGTCCTCTAATCATACATAATTAATAGGGGTTTTCACTTAAATGCACTGCATTTCTCACTCTCATTATTACTTAAGAGGCTGCTCTTTAAGGCTCGAAAATACCCGGCGTTCTGTTGATCATATTGTTCGCAGTGCCAGCTGTTTAAACAAATGAggatttatttaaaaaatatacaaaacgTGCATTTGTATTTTAGGCTAAATGCTTCATTCATTACTTCGCATAAAAATTTTAATCATGTCTGCTTGATTTCAGTGAAACGCTTTAGTATAATCTGAGCAGAGGTTTCCATACAATGCAGTTTTAATGAGAGATAAAGTTTGACTTGCACTACAGCGAACTGCATATGAACATACAATCTGACTGGTCGTTTGTCTGCTCTATATGTGGTGGTCCCTGCTGATGGAAAACTTTATAAAACTGGTTCTTGTCTCCCACACTACTTTCTCTCTGTGAGTTTATATTACTTGTCTCCATGAAGGGACTGTCCCTCCACAACTCATTTCTCTCGAAACACTTCATTTTCTGAAAAtgcctgttctttttttttttttttttttgcatcaggAGGCTGTGCCGTTTGACCACATCTGAAAGCAATGGTGCCGCAGAGAAATGACTTCCTCCATGACAGGCTCACAGACCATGGAGCAACATTTCAACCCTTTTCCACGTAAATCGGTGAGAGGACAAGTGGACATATTCCTGCCATTGTTTTATAACTACAC includes the following:
- the LOC143326819 gene encoding suppressor of tumorigenicity 7 protein-like isoform X2, with amino-acid sequence MEDTAGSNPQSLGFTEKLKSWLSWSWTYVCFIWFGMVLIMIYVLWSPLKLQETLTSASVFLNTLTPKFYVALTGTSSLISGLILIFEWWYFRKYGTSFIEQVSVSHLRPLLGGVESSSSTGLFTSVNGEAEPRPSVSECKVWRNPLNLFRGAEYNRYTWVTGKEPLTYYDMNLSAQDHQTFFTGDTPQLRPEDAVMQKAWRERNPQARIRAAYQAIEMNHECAAAYVLLAEEEATTITEAERLFKKALSIAGKDINLLVYIKRRLAMCARKLGRIKEAVKMMRDLMKEFPLLGMLNIHENLLEALLELQAYADVQAVLAKYDDISLPKSATICYTSALLKARAVSDKFSPEAASRRGLSTAEINAVEAIHRAVEFNPHVPKYLLEMKSLILPPEHILKRGDSEAVAYAFFHLQHWKRAEGALNLLHCTWEGTFRIIPYPLEKGHLFYPYPGCTETADRELLPSFHEVSVYPKKELPFFILFTAGLCSFTAMLAMLTHQFPELMGVFAKAFFSTLFAPLGFFADKMESFMPSSFWHQLTRI
- the LOC143326819 gene encoding suppressor of tumorigenicity 7 protein-like isoform X1, which gives rise to MEDTAGSNPQSLGFTEKLKSWLSWSWTYVCFIWFGMVLIMIYVLWSPLKLQETLTSASVFLNTLTPKFYVALTGTSSLISGLILIFEWWYFRKYGTSFIEQVSVSHLRPLLGGVESSSSTGLFTSVNGEAEPRPSVSECKVWRNPLNLFRGAEYNRYTWVTGKEPLTYYDMNLSAQDHQTFFTGDTPQLRPEDAVMQKAWRERNPQARIRAAYQAIEMNHECAAAYVLLAEEEATTITEAERLFKKALSIAGKDINLLVYIKRRLAMCARKLGRIKEAVKMMRDLMKEFPLLGMLNIHENLLEALLELQAYADVQAVLAKYDGKTRPNKNVIFLKSSYYVWTEVSLEMYDLCDMNPISSAIIDISLPKSATICYTSALLKARAVSDKFSPEAASRRGLSTAEINAVEAIHRAVEFNPHVPKYLLEMKSLILPPEHILKRGDSEAVAYAFFHLQHWKRAEGALNLLHCTWEGTFRIIPYPLEKGHLFYPYPGCTETADRELLPSFHEVSVYPKKELPFFILFTAGLCSFTAMLAMLTHQFPELMGVFAKAFFSTLFAPLGFFADKMESFMPSSFWHQLTRI